The Thioflexithrix psekupsensis genome segment GATGGGGAAAAATAAACGTGAATTCAGTCTGACAAGCGTCTGATCTTTCTATGATTTCATCGGCTTCAGAATTGGCTACGAATCCTTCGGGTAAACGCGCTGTGAATTGGTATTGCGTTAAAGTATTGGGTTTGGGATACCAATTGTGTATTAATACCAAATGGCGATCATCCACCCAATTATACTGATCTGTCGTTAATAAAACATGGTAAGAAAAAGTGACCGCTTTTCCCGCTGTCAACGGAATGGCCAAATGAGAAACCAAATGTACCCAATCAGGATTTTTTGTTAAAAAATGGGTATCAGGATTTATTGCTAATTCAACAATGCGATCTGTCTCGCTGTGCAAACGCACATGACCCGTTAAACGCCCTTGTGCAGGATCAATCTCAACTGTTAATTCGTATTGTAATGGTGTGGCGAATGCAAAAATAGGCAGAATCAGTAATAAACATAAAATTACGCCTTTAAGTAAAGATAAATATCGAACCATTTTTATTCCTCTAAAACCGCGTCGCGGTGTCATGTTAATAGGAGTTACAGTGAACATTCATTATTATTTTGCCATAGGATTATGGGGCAGTGGCAGTTTATTAACGGTTCAGGCCAGGGATTATGTGGAAGAGTTTCCGATTTTTTTTGTTTCGGATGGCCCTTATTCTTATTCCAATATGGATAAAAAAGATTATACGGGAGTGAAATTAAATATTATTACTTTATCTCCTCCCGTGATGGGCGGCCCCACACAATTACATGCGGCGCAATTTAGCGAATTAACCGGCGCGGAAATGAATGTGGTGACAGTGCCATTATCGGAGTTATTTCAAAAAGTCATGACTCCTTTTTTTACGGGAACACCCACTTGGGATGCGATTATTTTTCCACCGAATTGGGCGGGAGATATTATGGCACCGGGTTATTTAGCCACCGTGCCTAAAGAAATGTTAGCCTCACCACAATGGCAAGAAACCTTACCTATTTATCGCCATTTAACCTTGTGGGGGGGCAAAACTTACGGCATTCCCATTGATGGCGATAAGCATTTTTTAAGTTATCGTTTAGATGCAATAGATAATGCGGATTATCAAGCGAAATTCCAAGATAAATATGGTTATCCTTTGCAAACACCACAAACGTGGAGCGAATATCGAGATGTGGCTGAGTTTTTTAATGGTTGGGATTGGGATGGGGATGGTAAAGTTGAATACGGTTCTATTGAGATGACTGAGCCAAACGCACAATTGTTTTGGCAATTTGTCGTTCGCGCCGCGCCTTATGTCAAACATCCAGCGGTGACAGGAGGCTTTTTTTTCGATGTGGAAGACATGACTCCCTTGATCAATACGCCCGGTTGGGTGCGAGCTTTGGAAGATATGATACAAATTCAGGCTTTTTATCCACCTGATGGGCGTAAGTTTACTTTGGCCGATGTCATTTATAGTTTTGGGGAAGGCGAGGGCGCGTTACAGGTGAATTGGGATGATGGTTTTATACAGGCAATGGGCGAAAAATCGCCCATCCGTAACAAAGTCAGTGCAGCCCTCGCGCCCGGTGCCAAGCAGGTATGGAATCGAAACACGCAACAATGGGATGAATTTCCAGAGATTAATCGCGCTCCATTTATTGCGTGGGGGGGCTGGATTATGGGCGTACCCGCCGACAGTCCGAATCAACAAGCGGCTTTTGATTTTTTAGGTTTTATGTCGAATCCTGAAAATCAAGCCTATGATTTAACCATCGGCAGTTATGGGGTTAATCCGTATCGTGAGGCGGATTTTGCGCCTGAATTTTGGGTAAAGTACGCGGGGTTTGATGAGAAAGTGGCCAAAGAGTATACGCAAACGTTACAAGAGACTTTGAATCATCCGAATCGCGTCTTTGACTTACGTATTCCCGCCAATCAGTTGTATGTTAATGCGCTGTCAACAGCGGTTTCCCAAGCCTTAACCAGAAAAGCCACCCCGCAACAAGCCTTAGATCGAGCGGCTAAAGAATGGGATAGAATCACTTTGCGCGTGGGATTGGAACAGCAGAAACAAGCCTATCGGGAATTGGTTAAATTGCAGGAAAGAAAATGAGTGAGTAAAGAAAACTTCTCTGCCAAAGGATTCTAAAAACACATCAGCTTTGACTGAGCAATTTCCTCGTTTTCCTCGTTCCCATGCCGCGGCTGTAAAAAAACCTCATTTTCTCAGTATTCGATAACGAAAAAATGGTGTTTTTAGGAGTTCTTTTACAGGCTTGCCATGTGGGAACGAGGTAATAATATTTTTATTTAACGACTTAATTTAGTTTTGACTGCCGAAATAGACGCTTTATTCTGATACATATCACATCCCCTTGAGTTTGCCCAGTTTCGCCTGAAAATGTTACCATACCACGTCTTATTTTTGTTCATTCACCTTATCCCATTTAAAACCTGATATGTCTGATTATTCAAGTTCTTATTCGAGCCATTTTCATGGCAGTTACGCCGCCAGCGATGTGCATTTGCTGTTCACCCCGCAGATCATCAGAGAACAACCCTCTGAAGAAACAATTGACGCAGTTTCCGGCGTGCAAGCGGTGGAATATCAACCCTCTGAAGCCTATTTAAAATTTTTTTACGCCGCATTTGCCCAAAATCGGCGGCGATTGGCGCAAGATATTTTGTCTTTAGCGCGTCAACTGATGTTTCGTTCTCGTAAACGTCCCCGTTTACTGGTTTCTTTGGCGCGAGCGGGCATTCCGATTGGTGTTTTACTGAAGCGTACTCTGCAAGAGCATTTGAAAGTGGATATGGCGCATTATAGTGTATCACTTCTCAGCGATGCAGGGTTAGACGAAAACGCTTTAAAATACATTTTACAACATCACGATCCCTTAGGACGTGATATTACTTTTGTCGATGGCTGGACAGCAACAGGAACAGTCGCACGAGCTTTATGGCAAGGCATTTCACAATTTAATCGTCAATATCAAACGCAAATTTCACCCGATTTGCATGTTATTGCCGATTTAGCGGGAATTGCCACGATTGCAGCTACTACGGAAGATTATTTAATTCCTTCTGCTTTATTAAACGCCACAATTAATGGCTTAGTGAGCCGTCCTTGGCGATCTGAAACGGAATTAGATTCGTTTTTTAATTGCTATTTTTTTGAATATCGCTTAGACGAAGATTTATCTCGTTGGTATGTGGAGCAGTTATTGGCAGAAATTAAGCAATTAGATAACACGCCGCCTTGCATTCAACCAGAAGTGCGAATTCGCCAGCAAGAAACCAGTCAAACGTTTATGGATGAAATGATAAAAACTTACCGCTTGGCCAGTTTGCGTCAATTTAAACCCGGATTAGGCGAATCTACGCGCTTATTATTGCAAGGGAATGGTCAAGCCAGTGAATTATTGGTGAGAAATCGTCGGGCTTCGGATATAGAAGGTTTATTACTCTTGGCAAATGAGCAGGGAATTCCTGTCACAGAAATGTCTTCTATGCCTTATAAAGCGGCTTTGGTGATGACTGAAGAGTGAGGTGAATTTTTGGGTGCGGGATTTAAGTATTTTTTTCTCCCGTCCCCGACGGCGGCAAGCCGCGCAACAAATGTGATTGGTGTCCGTGTAATCCAATCATCTGGGTCATTAACCATTGTTTTAACGGTGGAAAATGATTGAGAGCCACCAGTCCCATATTACGTACCAATGACAGCAGCATATTTTCATTAGAAAAAAGAGTGACCAGCGAATCTGTCAAACGAATCATGCGTTGTTGATCAGGTTGTTGCCAATTGTGGTAAGCGCGCAGAAAATCCGCGCTGCCCAGTTCTATCCCTTCTTGTTGTGCCATCCCGATGGCTTCGGTGAGACTGGCAACATCGCGTAATCCTAAATTTAACCCTTGTCCAGCAATGGGATGCAGCGTATGCGCGGCGTTGCCAATGATCACCGTACGATTTGGAATGCTCTCCGCATGAACATGAGCCAATTTCAACGGATAACTGCGACGCGGACTGACCCGAATAAATCGCCCCGCTCGCCAACCAAATGCCTTTTGTAATTCAATTAAAAAATCTTTATCGGACAAATGCAATACTTCCGTCGCTTGCGCGCTGGGAACTGTCCACACCAATGAGTAATCTTGATGCGCCAAAGGTAACAATGCTAAAGGGCCTGTCGCTGTAAATCGCTCATAAGCCACTGTTTCTGTGGATAATTTTTGAGATGACACAGTGACTGTGGCAATCACGGCGGTTTGTTGATAATCGTGGATGTGGTGTTGAATCCCTAATTGTTCTTGTAACGCAAAATTTCCCCCATCCGCTAACACCAATAAACGAGTACACAGCGTGCGGGTTTGCTCTGCATTTTGTAGAGTGACTGCGAGATAATCAGCCTGATCTTGGACGTGTTGTAGTTGACTGGAGGGGAATAATTGCGTCGTCGCATATTGGTAAACGGCCTGTTGTAAACTTTGTCCCAATACTCTAGCCGACACTGTATAACCTAAAGCGGGTAAACCCAGTTGTTGCCTTGTCAAATGCGCCGCCCCAAAATGACCCCGATCCGACACATGAATACAATGAATAGCTGTACTCTGTTTCGCCACGTGATGCCATACACCCAGTCCTGAAAGAATACGTTGTGAGCCGTAATTTAACGCAATGATTCTGTCATCATAGCCCGCAGGCAAATGCTGCGGAGTCCATGCGCTGGCCTCAATTAATCCCACACGCCATTCACTGTTACGCAAGGCCACCGCTAAACTTGCCCCCACTAATCCCGCGCCTACAATTAATACATCATAGTCGATAGGCGTTGTTTTATGGCTTGCGTCATTTGATGGGATAGGGTGATTCATTGTTGTTATTTCTTTGGCTGGTTTTAAAAAAATTTGACACGGTTCTTTAAGAGGACATTGGCGCGTCAGATAAGTCAGAAGATTCATGGTTTAAATTTAATAAACATTGATGAATTTCAAATAATAATTCATCACGTTGATACTGCCCTTTTTGGAAAATACGCTCTACTTTATTATTTAAAACATCTCGATCTTGGGGCGTTAAATCTTTGGCAGTGAGAACCACCACGGGAATTTTTCGCCAGACTTCAGTGTTTTTTATGGTAGAAATAAATTCAAAACCATCCATTTCAGGCATCATTAAATCGGAAATAATTAAATCAGGTGAGGTTAATGCCAAATATTTCAAGGCTTCCACGCCATTTTCTGCCGTTTGAATTTGCCAACCTGCTTTACGCAACATGGTGGCAATCATATTGCGCGTGACGTGATCATCTTCAACCACTAAAATTAATTGTGAGCCTTTATCATTCACATCTAAAAATTTCTTTAATACCTGATTTAATTCTTCTCGATCAATAGGCTTCGTTAAATATTCAGCCGCACCGAGAGAATAACCAATGCTTTTATCTTCGATAAACGACACCACAATCACCGGAATTTTTGTCAATTCAGGGTCTTTTTTCAAGGCATTTAAGACCATCCAACCATCGACCCCCGGCATCATGACATCTAAAGTAATGGCATGGGGTTTTAATTCTCGTGCCAATGCCAAGCCATTTTGTCCATTATCAGCCAGTGCCACTTGATAGCCTTGTTTGTTTAAATAATTTTGTAACAACTCCCGCACCACCGCATCATCATCAATCACCAAAACCAATCGATTGCTGATTAAGACATGGTCAGTCGTTGTTTCACTGTCTTGGGGGGGAATTTGTGACAAACGATGGGCTAAGGTTTGATTTTCTTTATTTTCCGTATGTTCCGCGGCCAAGGCGGGCAAGGCCACGGTAAAAGTGCTGCCTTTTCCGTATTCGCTTTGTACGCGAATATAGCCGCCCATCATGGTGGCAAAACGTTGCGTAATGGTCAGCCCCAATCCCGTGCCACCGTATTTGCGGGTGGTGGACATGTCGGCTTGAGTGAACGGTTGAAACAGTTTATTCACCTGTTCTTCCGTCATGCCAATGCCTTGATCATGCACCGTCATTTGCACCCAATCGCGGGCTTCCAACGCATAACGAGTAATCGTTAAATGAATCATGCCATTTTCGGTAAACTTGGCCGCATTACTTAATAAATTAAACAAAATTTGCCGAATTTTCGTTAAATCGCTATAAATTTCCCCAATCTGCCCTACGGTTTCAAACATTAATTTATTATTTTTACTTTGAATTAAGGGGACAACGGTTTGCACCACATCTTTTACAATTTTAGTCAGATCAAAATGTTCATTATAAATATCCATTTTGCCTGCTTCAATTTTAGAAATATCTAACACATCATTGATCAAGCCTAATAAATGCTTTCCTGCATTATGAATTTTATCAATATCAGGCGTTAAATCTTCACAAGCCATTTCCGTCATATCTTCTTTTAAAATTTCACTATAACCGATAATGGCATTTAACGGCGTGCGCAATTCGTGACTCATATTGGCTAAAAAAGCACTTTTGGCTTGATTGGCTTCTTCAGCGGCTTCTTTAGCGGTGCGTAAGGCTTGTTCGGTCTGTTTACGCTCGCTAATATCCACCATCATGCCCACCAAACCCACCACTTGCCCTTCGGAATTTTTAAATACCGTTTTATTAACAATACAATCGTGTCGAGATTTATCCGCATAAATCAGTGTGGTTTCATAACTTTGCAATTCTTGCGTTTGAAACACCACTTGATCTTTCGTACAAATATCAGCGGCCACTTCAGGAGGAAATAAATGAGTGGCATTGCGCCCGACAATATCGGCTTCTTTCATGCCTAAATATTGCTCAAATGCAGTGTTGCATCCCATGTAATAACCATTTAAATCTTTATAATAAATGGGACTGGAAATACTGCAAATAAGGGTTTTTAGAAAAATTAAACTATTACGCTGTGCTTCTTCGATCCGTTCACGTTCATGAATTTCTTGTTTCAGCAACTGGTTTTTTTCGGCTAATTCTTGCGTGCGATCCAACACTTGTTGTTCTAAATTATCTCGTGCCTCAACCAATTGCTGTTCAAATTCATCGGCGTGTTCGGTCATGGTTTCCAGAGAAATTTCTAAATCTTGTTTCTCTTGCTGTGCCTGTCGCAGTTGCAAGGTTATCGCTGCCAATTGCTCACGTAATTGCAAATTTTCTGCGTGTAAATTGTCCGTCATAAGAATGATAACGTCTCAATGAAGAAAAAAATGGGAAATAAGCAATTTGTTATTATTGTGGCGGTAAAAATAGTTAAAAATACCTGTAATAACAACTCATCAAGCTCACATTCCTAACTTAATAAAACTAATAATTCTATTCTAAATTCAACTGCAAATCAGGCATTAGGCGTTTTAAATTTTTCAGTAAACGCACCTGCCAAGGAATTTCTTCATAACCCATTCCCGTGAGTTGTAAAGTTTGCCGATTGCGCACATTAATCACAAATTTAGTCAAGGTATTAATCCCTGAGCTGTTTAAAAACTCCAATGGCCGCAAATCCAAAACCAACTGTTCTGCTTGTTGTTCGGCGGCTTGATTGAGCAGGTCAAGAATGGGTGCGTATTCTTCTGTGCCACTTAACAGCAGCGATCCCTTACAAATCACCGTCGCAGAGGGTTTGTCGAAAATAATGTGATAATCGTCAGTTTTAATTTCCATGATCGTTCCATTTTCCTTGTTATTAGAGGCTTAAATAGACCATTGTGGTCACCGTAGTCATGTTTTGGTTATGCAGTTCTAATACTTCAAATCGCCAGCCCAACTTTGCCTCATAATCGCAAATCATACTCAAAAAACCCAAACCAGAATGTCCTTGACTGCCTTCATTTGCATTGGCTTCCATCTGAAGAAAATAAAGGTCATGCGGGTCTTCTCGTTCTATCTTTTCAATAAATGCCTTCAGTTTTTTAGCATTTTCTGGATTAATGCTATTGGTGACATGAAAAATCAAACTGTCGCTGTGCAAATGAAACGCGATTCGTGTAGAATAATGAACCGCTTCATCACTAAATTTCATTGCGTTTTCTAATAATTCATTAGCGATATATTTAACCGCATTTTTTTTCACCTGAATTTGCTTTTGACTAATGGCTTGGTCTTCAGTCACAAAAAAAGTCTGTAAATAATCCGCAATAAAATCAGCCGATAATCCATTGTTACGCCAACGTCGTTTTAATGGAATCGAAGTGGGGGAAAAACCCACCACCAAATATTCAGAATTTTCGGGAAATTCATTGATATAATTGCCAAATACTTCAATCATAACGTGCAGCAACTCCGTGAGTGGATTGTCTGTGGTCACTAGTCCCATAAAAATTTATGGGTGCCGCGCTTGTCAATGTACAGCATAGCGTGCAAAAATGACAAGCGATAGGTATTATTATCACCTCAGTTTAAATGCAGACGTGGATACCTTTAGTTTTTAAAACCGCAGAGCGTTTTATTTTTAATCAACTCGCGCCTATCATAAAGCCTGTACATTAAACGATTCAAGCAGTTTTATCACCTTTAACTTCGGACAATTTTTGCAGATTTAAGACCACGGATGTCATCATGAGCCAATTTTTTGCCATTCACCCCGAAAATCCGCAACCGCGTTTAATTCATCAGGCGGTGGGCATTATTCGCGCCGGGGGGATTGTGGTGTATCCTACGGATTCCAGTTACGCGCTGGGCTGTCATATTGGCGATAAAGCGGCGATGGAAAAATTACAACGCATCAGACAAACTGACAAAGATCACAATTTTACACTGGTTTGTCAAGATTTGTCAGAAATTGCCAGCTATGCCAAAGTAAAAAATGAAGCCTTTCGTTTAATGAAAAGTTTAACGCCGGGGCCTTATACCTTTATTTTACCCGCCACGCATGAAGTTCCCCGCCGCTTACAACACCCAAAGCGTAAAACTATTGGTTTGCGTGTTCCCGATCATGCCATTGTGCAGGCCTTATTGCGCGAATTAAATGAACCGATTATGAGTTCTACTTTAATTTTACCTGATCAAGCATTACCCGAAACGGATGCCTACAGTATCCGTGAACAATTAGAACATTGCGTTGATTTAATTATTGACGGTGGATATTGTGGTTTTGAAGCGACGACCGTGTTAGATTTAACCGAAGATGTTCCCAAAGTGTTGCGTGAAGGTAAAGGAAAAATTGATCATTTATAATGATTTAAAATCGTGATTATCGTTATCAACAAAAAAATGTAAAGAGTGATTTCATGTTTAGCGAATTATCTGTCACGCAACAAATTGCGATTTGGGCATTACCGGTTTTACTGGCGATTACCTTGCATGAAGCGGCTCATGCGTGGGTGGCGATGAAATTGGGAGACAGTACGGCCTATTTACAAGGGCGTGTCACCCTCAATCCGTTTAAACATATTGATCCGATTGGAACGGTGGTGGTGCCGGGGATTTTGCTGTTATTAAGCACGGGATTTATCTTTGGTTGGGCAAAACCCGTTCCCGTACAATGGCAACATTTACGCTCACCTCGTCGGGATATTGCCTTAGTGTCTGCGGCAGGTCCGGGGGCGAATCTGCTTATGGCCATTGGTTGGGCGATAGTGGGTAAAATCGCTTTTCTCATGTCACAATACACTGAACTGCAATCAATCACCGGTGAGTCCTTAGGTTTTTTGTTTTTTGTTTCTCAGGCAGGTTTAATCATTAATTTATTGTTGATGATTTTAAATTTATTGCCTATTTTACCGCTAGATGGTGGTCGAGTATTGTGCAGTTTATTGCCGCCGCGTTTAGCGTTTTATTATGCCAAAACAGAGCCGTTTGGTTTTTTTATTTTGTTAGGCTTACTGCTGTTAGGTGTGCTTAACTTAATTCTTTATCCCTTACTGACTTTATTTTACCGAATTTTTAGAGCCATTTTTGGGCTTTAATCCGAACATTTTTTATTGCACCCATTAATACAGGAGATGACCTTGAGCTTATCGACACCGCCTCGTGTTTTGTCTGGTATGCGTCCGACAGGACAATTACACTTGGGACATTTGCACGGTGTGCTGAACAATTGGCTGACTTTACAGTATGAATACCGCTGCTTTTTTTTCGCTGCCGATTGGCACGCCTTGACCACCGAATATGAAAATACGCAACATATTACTCAGCATGTGTGGGATATGATTGTGGATTGGTTGTCTGTGGGCATTAATCCGAATGAAGCCACTGTTTTTATTCAATCCAAAGTGCCAGAACATGCCGAATTGCATTTGTTATTGTCGATGATAACGCCCCTGAGTTGGCTGGAACGGGTGCCGACTTATAAAGATCAACAACAAAAGTTGAAAGATCGGGATTTAGCCAATTATGGTTTTTTAGGTTATCCGTTGTTACAAAGTGCGGATATTTTAATTTATCGTGCGGGATTAGTTCCCGTGGGTGAAGATCAGGTGGCGCATATTGAAATGACCCGCGAAATTGCGCGGCGATTCAATTATATCTATGGTCGTGAGCCTGATTTTGAAGAACGCGCCAAAGAAGCCAAGCGCAAAATGGGCAAGAAAAACGCTAAATTATACAAAGAATTACGTAAACGCTATCAAGAACAAGGCGATGGCGAAGCCCTAAGCACCGCACAAGCTCTGGTCAACAGTCAGCAAAATTTGACGTTAGGCGATAAAAAACGCTTATTGGGCTATTTAGAAGGCGACACACGCACGATTTTACCCGAACCCGAAGCCTTATTGACCAAAGTCAGTAAAATGCCCGGTTTGGACGGTCAGAAAATGTCCAAATCGTATCAAAATACGATCAGTTTACGCGACAATCCCGTGCAGATTGAGACGAAAATCCGCACGATGCCGACTGATCCCGCGCGGGTGCGCCGCACGGATCCGGGAACGCCAGAAAAATGTCCCGTGTGGCAATTTCACCAGATTTATTCCGATCAAAAAACGCAAGAATGGGTACAAGCGGGCTGTCGTTCGGCAGATATTGGCTGTTTAGACTGTAAACAACCGATTATTGACGCAGTGCAGTTAGAGTTAAAACCGATTCAGGAGCGCGCCGCCCGCTACACGGACGATCCCGATATGGTGCGAAGTCTATTGAGCGAAGGCTGCGAAAAAGCCCGCGCCACCGCCCGCGAAACGATGGAAGAAGTCAGACAAGTCATGGGTTTACATTACCGTTGAATCAGGAAAATTTGACCGATACTCCCGATCTCACTACGCCTCCCATTCGTGTGGGCGAGGCGTTGTTGGCTGATTTACCGACGGATTTATATATTCCACCCGATGCGTTGCAAGTTTTTCTCAGCTCATTTGAAGGGCCATTAGACTTGTTGTTATATCTGATTCAACGCCAGAATTTAGATATTTTAAATATTCCCATTGCAGAAGTGACACGGCAATATTTACATTATATTGAATTAATGCAGGAATTGCGCTTAGATTTAGCCGCAGAATATTTAGTGATGGCGGCGGTATTGGTGGAGATTAAATCACGTTTATTATTGCCAGTGCATAAGGCGAATAAACAAGATAATGCCGAAGACCCACGCATCGAATTGGTACGGCAATTAGAAGAATATGCACGCTATAAAAAAGCAGCTCAAGCTTTATCGGTATTGCCGCAAGTGGGGCGAGATGTATTTTTGGCGCGGGTCGAATCGCCAGACATTGCCCGCGAACGGGAAATTCCACCGGTGAGTTTATCGGCTTTGTTGTATGCGATGCAGGGGGTTACGGAGCGATTAACGCTGTACACTTCCCACCAAATCGCCCGTGAGCCGTTGTCTGTCCGAGAACGCATGAGTCACATCATCAGCGAATTGGCACAAGGGGAACAGCTTGAATTCAGTCAACTTTTTAATATCACCGAAGGACGCGCAGGTGCTGTGGTGACACTGTTAGCGGTGTTGGAATTGGTGCGAGAAGCGGTCATTCGTCTGTCACAACACGATGCGTTTGCGCCTATTTATCTCAATTTAATCAGCGCGCCTGAATCGGTTAAATCATTTTAATTATGAGCAGTCATTATAAAGCCATTTTAGAAGCGGCCTTATTGTCTTCAGGGCGGCCATTAGATTTAGATCATCTGAGTTTATTATTCGCTGAAGAATCGCAACCGCCGAGTCGTCGAGAATTGCGGGCGTTATTGTCCCAATTACAAGATGATTGTGCGGAACGGGGCATTGAATTAATGGAAGTGGCTAGTGGTTTTCGGTTTCAAGTCAAATCGCATTTGCATCCGTGGTTAAAGCAATTATTAACACGGCGTGCGCCGCGTTATTCACGGGCTTTATTAGAAACTTTGGCCTTAGTTGCTTATCGTCAACCGATTACCAGAGCTGAAATTGAGAAAATTCGCGGAGTCAGTGTAAGTACGCAAATTATGCGAACTTTGCAGGATTATCAATGGATTCGCGTGTTAGGCCATCGGGAATCACCGGGACGACCTGCTTTATACGGCACCACCAAAGCCTTTTTAGATC includes the following:
- a CDS encoding site-2 protease family protein, coding for MFSELSVTQQIAIWALPVLLAITLHEAAHAWVAMKLGDSTAYLQGRVTLNPFKHIDPIGTVVVPGILLLLSTGFIFGWAKPVPVQWQHLRSPRRDIALVSAAGPGANLLMAIGWAIVGKIAFLMSQYTELQSITGESLGFLFFVSQAGLIINLLLMILNLLPILPLDGGRVLCSLLPPRLAFYYAKTEPFGFFILLGLLLLGVLNLILYPLLTLFYRIFRAIFGL
- a CDS encoding cysteine protease StiP domain-containing protein codes for the protein MSDYSSSYSSHFHGSYAASDVHLLFTPQIIREQPSEETIDAVSGVQAVEYQPSEAYLKFFYAAFAQNRRRLAQDILSLARQLMFRSRKRPRLLVSLARAGIPIGVLLKRTLQEHLKVDMAHYSVSLLSDAGLDENALKYILQHHDPLGRDITFVDGWTATGTVARALWQGISQFNRQYQTQISPDLHVIADLAGIATIAATTEDYLIPSALLNATINGLVSRPWRSETELDSFFNCYFFEYRLDEDLSRWYVEQLLAEIKQLDNTPPCIQPEVRIRQQETSQTFMDEMIKTYRLASLRQFKPGLGESTRLLLQGNGQASELLVRNRRASDIEGLLLLANEQGIPVTEMSSMPYKAALVMTEE
- a CDS encoding slr1659 superfamily regulator, translating into MEIKTDDYHIIFDKPSATVICKGSLLLSGTEEYAPILDLLNQAAEQQAEQLVLDLRPLEFLNSSGINTLTKFVINVRNRQTLQLTGMGYEEIPWQVRLLKNLKRLMPDLQLNLE
- a CDS encoding L-threonylcarbamoyladenylate synthase, whose product is MSQFFAIHPENPQPRLIHQAVGIIRAGGIVVYPTDSSYALGCHIGDKAAMEKLQRIRQTDKDHNFTLVCQDLSEIASYAKVKNEAFRLMKSLTPGPYTFILPATHEVPRRLQHPKRKTIGLRVPDHAIVQALLRELNEPIMSSTLILPDQALPETDAYSIREQLEHCVDLIIDGGYCGFEATTVLDLTEDVPKVLREGKGKIDHL
- a CDS encoding DUF6272 family protein — translated: MGLVTTDNPLTELLHVMIEVFGNYINEFPENSEYLVVGFSPTSIPLKRRWRNNGLSADFIADYLQTFFVTEDQAISQKQIQVKKNAVKYIANELLENAMKFSDEAVHYSTRIAFHLHSDSLIFHVTNSINPENAKKLKAFIEKIEREDPHDLYFLQMEANANEGSQGHSGLGFLSMICDYEAKLGWRFEVLELHNQNMTTVTTMVYLSL
- a CDS encoding extracellular solute-binding protein; translation: MNIHYYFAIGLWGSGSLLTVQARDYVEEFPIFFVSDGPYSYSNMDKKDYTGVKLNIITLSPPVMGGPTQLHAAQFSELTGAEMNVVTVPLSELFQKVMTPFFTGTPTWDAIIFPPNWAGDIMAPGYLATVPKEMLASPQWQETLPIYRHLTLWGGKTYGIPIDGDKHFLSYRLDAIDNADYQAKFQDKYGYPLQTPQTWSEYRDVAEFFNGWDWDGDGKVEYGSIEMTEPNAQLFWQFVVRAAPYVKHPAVTGGFFFDVEDMTPLINTPGWVRALEDMIQIQAFYPPDGRKFTLADVIYSFGEGEGALQVNWDDGFIQAMGEKSPIRNKVSAALAPGAKQVWNRNTQQWDEFPEINRAPFIAWGGWIMGVPADSPNQQAAFDFLGFMSNPENQAYDLTIGSYGVNPYREADFAPEFWVKYAGFDEKVAKEYTQTLQETLNHPNRVFDLRIPANQLYVNALSTAVSQALTRKATPQQALDRAAKEWDRITLRVGLEQQKQAYRELVKLQERK
- the ubiH gene encoding 2-octaprenyl-6-methoxyphenyl hydroxylase produces the protein MNHPIPSNDASHKTTPIDYDVLIVGAGLVGASLAVALRNSEWRVGLIEASAWTPQHLPAGYDDRIIALNYGSQRILSGLGVWHHVAKQSTAIHCIHVSDRGHFGAAHLTRQQLGLPALGYTVSARVLGQSLQQAVYQYATTQLFPSSQLQHVQDQADYLAVTLQNAEQTRTLCTRLLVLADGGNFALQEQLGIQHHIHDYQQTAVIATVTVSSQKLSTETVAYERFTATGPLALLPLAHQDYSLVWTVPSAQATEVLHLSDKDFLIELQKAFGWRAGRFIRVSPRRSYPLKLAHVHAESIPNRTVIIGNAAHTLHPIAGQGLNLGLRDVASLTEAIGMAQQEGIELGSADFLRAYHNWQQPDQQRMIRLTDSLVTLFSNENMLLSLVRNMGLVALNHFPPLKQWLMTQMIGLHGHQSHLLRGLPPSGTGEKNT
- a CDS encoding response regulator produces the protein MTDNLHAENLQLREQLAAITLQLRQAQQEKQDLEISLETMTEHADEFEQQLVEARDNLEQQVLDRTQELAEKNQLLKQEIHERERIEEAQRNSLIFLKTLICSISSPIYYKDLNGYYMGCNTAFEQYLGMKEADIVGRNATHLFPPEVAADICTKDQVVFQTQELQSYETTLIYADKSRHDCIVNKTVFKNSEGQVVGLVGMMVDISERKQTEQALRTAKEAAEEANQAKSAFLANMSHELRTPLNAIIGYSEILKEDMTEMACEDLTPDIDKIHNAGKHLLGLINDVLDISKIEAGKMDIYNEHFDLTKIVKDVVQTVVPLIQSKNNKLMFETVGQIGEIYSDLTKIRQILFNLLSNAAKFTENGMIHLTITRYALEARDWVQMTVHDQGIGMTEEQVNKLFQPFTQADMSTTRKYGGTGLGLTITQRFATMMGGYIRVQSEYGKGSTFTVALPALAAEHTENKENQTLAHRLSQIPPQDSETTTDHVLISNRLVLVIDDDAVVRELLQNYLNKQGYQVALADNGQNGLALARELKPHAITLDVMMPGVDGWMVLNALKKDPELTKIPVIVVSFIEDKSIGYSLGAAEYLTKPIDREELNQVLKKFLDVNDKGSQLILVVEDDHVTRNMIATMLRKAGWQIQTAENGVEALKYLALTSPDLIISDLMMPEMDGFEFISTIKNTEVWRKIPVVVLTAKDLTPQDRDVLNNKVERIFQKGQYQRDELLFEIHQCLLNLNHESSDLSDAPMSS